Proteins found in one Sorghum bicolor cultivar BTx623 chromosome 1, Sorghum_bicolor_NCBIv3, whole genome shotgun sequence genomic segment:
- the LOC8083887 gene encoding uncharacterized protein LOC8083887 — protein sequence MSDQEPPTEGSVQAKFAKLIAKFLQENGFPPSIIDSRSFKVLMDTIAQCGPDCEFPSQEELNGPLTDEVMNWVSERRKKHERAWEWHGCTLMVDSWTHPGRRLHLLTFMVGSVEGVFFLGSADASYATDHADLLAELIEERIDEVGRDKVLQVVTGNSHNLKAACKILMDRIPTLFWTPCAFQCLDLMLKDIGRLQEFKKHIQQAKRVTTFIYRHGKFLNALCKKMDGKDPVAPATTRHSTTFLTLERMYKHRDVIKCLFTNEDWSMSKVSRTETGKSVREIVLNTTFWNGVEDCTKASEPLLVLLRMVYDADKPSMPEVFAGLDLAKKKIRDSFASNQGILKKLMDIVEQHWADQMKQKLYGAALFLNPNKFFDVKEKDLAYASSLREMFNDVIEKMIADDDDLIAKVRDQADQYERAENSFGKKLLTLQDKKKNPNDWWSAYGGSAGELQKFACRIVNLYCSASGYDHNWTMFDCIHTITMKQSDRKKLQNRAYARHNLMISDRSERQQLEGSNFEPLILECYEFDHEWVGMQTAQLYSRENLIWEVVEEVTGGSYTLEDRKLRRPYDPQNALVLTHEDVGPSGNKGPVGDPSDSDD from the exons ATGTCGGACCAAGAGCCACCAACAGAGGGCTCAGTTCAGGCAAAGTTTGCCAAGCTTATCGCCAAGTTCCTGCAAGAGAATGGTTTTCCTCCCAGCATCATCGACAGTAGAAGCTTTAAAGTTCTGATGGATACCATTGCACAGTGTGGACCAGACTGCGAATTCCCTAGCCAAGAGGAGTTGAATGGGCCTCTCACTGATGAGGTGATGAACTGGGTGTCTgaaaggaggaagaagcatGAGAGGGCCTGGGAGTGGCATGGTTGCACGCTCATGGTGGATTCTTGGACCCATCCTGGGAGGCGTCTTCACTTGCTCACTTTCATGGTCGGTAGTGTGGAGGGGGTTTTCTTCTTGGGCTCTGCTGATGCTTCATATGCAACAGATCATGCAGATTTATTGGCAGAATTGATAGAGGAAAGGATTGACGAGGTTGGCAGGGACAAAGTTCTTCAGGTTGTTACTGGTAACAGCCATAACCTTAAAGCTGCATGCAAGATTCTAATGGATAGGATTCCTACACTGTTTTGGACTCCCTGTGCTTTCCAGTGCTTGGACCTTATGTTGAAGGACATTGGGAGGCTGCAAGAGTTCAAGAAGCATATTCAACAGGCCAAGCGTGTCACCACATTTATTTACAGGCATGGAAAATTTCTCAATGCATTGTGTAAGAAGATGGATGGGAAGGATCCAGTGGCACCTGCAACCACTCGACACTCCACGACATTCCTCACTTTGGAGAGGATGTACAAGCATAGAGATGTAATTAAATGTCTATTCACTAATGAGGATTGGAGTATGTCAAAAGTGTCAAGAACAGAAACAGGAAAAAGTGTGCGTGAAATTGTGTTGAATACCACGTTTTGGAATGGAGTAGAAGATTGCACAAAAGCTtcagaaccacttcttgttctGTTGAGGATGGTCTATGATGCTGATAAGCCATCAATGCCAGAGGTGTTTGCAGGTCTAGATCTTGCCAAGAAAAAAATCAGAGATTCTTTTGCAAGCAATCAAGGAATACTGAAGAAACTGATGGACATTGTTGAGCAGCATTGGGCAGATCAAATGAAGCAAAAACTATATGGGGCTGCTTTGTTTCTGAATCCAAACAAGTTTTTCGACGTCAAAGAAAAGGACCTTGCTTATGCTTCTAGTCTACGGGAAATGTTTAATGATGTGATTGAGAAAATGAttgctgatgatgatgatttgaTCGCCAAGGTAAGGGACCAAGCTGATCAATACGAGAGGGCTGAAAATAGCTTTGGGAAGAAATTACTAACCCTGcaagacaagaaaaagaatcCAA ATGATTGGTGGAGTGCCTATGGTGGGTCTGCTGGAGAGcttcaaaagtttgcatgtcgcATTGTTAATCTTTATTGTTCAGCATCTGGCTATGACCACAATTGGACTATGTTTGACTGT ATCCACACTATAACTATGAAACAGTCAGACCGCAAGAAATTGCAGAATAGGGCTTATGCCCGGCATAACCTGATGATATCTGATAGGTCTGAAAGACAGCAGTTAGAAGGAAGCAACTTTGaacctttgatccttgaatgcTATGAGTTTGACCATGAATGGGTCGGCATGCAAACTGCACAACTCTATAGTAGGGAGAATCTTATATGGGAAGTTGTTGAAGAAGTCACCGGTGGATCATACACCCTTGAGGACCGCAAGTTGCGTAGGCCTTATGACCCCCAGAATGCACTTGTTCTCACTCATGAGGATGTTGGACCAAGTGGCAACAAGGGCCCCGTGGGTGATCCTTCTGACTCCGACGATTGA
- the LOC8083617 gene encoding subtilisin-like protease SBT1.7 gives MASPSFTCVLLQFLLSTILPFPLPVLSYVNPNARLHHVQKLEPSSRYRVHIVLVEPPPETDTPHHHWQSFLPTTLTDSGEQRLVHSYTAVFSGFAARLTDSELDAVTKKPGFVRAFPDRTLQLATTHTPAFLGLTRGAGAAGFWNSSGYGKGVIVGLLDSGIHAAHPSFDDHGVPPPPARWKGSCAPGSAVRCNNKLIGARSFVGGGDDGGGGVSDDAGHGTHTSSTAAGNFVDGASRDGLAAGTAAGIAPGAHVAMYKVCVLEGCDSSAILAGLDAAIKDGVDVLSISLGGSLSFEFDHDPIAVGAFSAVSKGVVVVCAAGNNGPAPSSVVNDAPWILTVAAGSVDRAFQADVELVNNGHHHHVAGEALTQGKSSKKQYPLLFSERRRHCLYGDNSSSIVAGKILVCEATDLPTEMSNIRDLLSAGAAGVVLTNSNTSGYTIVVRDYGPGVVQVSTAAGVNITHYATSTSTRRRSSSAAAAFFTFNSTVLGARPSPTVASFSGRGPSAVTPGVLKPDILAPGLNILAAWPPALSETETTSSSSGGSGRFNIISGTSMATPHISGVVALVRSVHPDWSPAAIKSAILTTSDEADSNGGAILDEQHGKAGGHATGAGHVNPTRAADPGLVYDIGVPEYAAYLCALLGDRGQATVVRNASLSCSKLPRTPEAQLNYPTITVPLQTTPFTVNRTVTNVGPAASTYTAKVDVPAGSSLKVQVSPATLVFSEAGEKKTFSVTVSGQATAGQDDVVVQGSLRWVSGKIVVRSPVLAVAGLNRS, from the coding sequence ATGGCATCCCCATCTTTTACGTGTGTATTGCTGCAATTTCTCCTCTCCACCATCCTCCCTTTTCCTTTGCCTGTGCTGTCCTACGTGAACCCTAACGCGAGGCTCCACCACGTGCAAAAATTAGAACCTTCTAGTAGATACCGAGTCCACATCGTTCTCGTCGAGCCGCCTCCCGAAACAGACACCCCACACCATCACTGGCAATCCTTCTTGCCGACCACCTTGACGGACTCCGGCGAGCAACGCCTCGTGCACTCGTACACGGCGGTGTTCAGCGGCTTCGCCGCGAGGCTGACCGACTCCGAGCTGGACGCGGTGACCAAGAAGCCAGGGTTCGTGCGCGCGTTCCCGGACCGCACGCTGCAGCTCGCGACGACGCACACGCCGGCGTTCCTCGGGCTGACGCGAGGCGCCGGCGCCGCTGGGTTCTGGAACAGCTCAGGGTACGGCAAGGGAGTCATCGTCGGGCTCCTCGACAGCGGCATCCACGCGGCGCACCCTTCCTTCGACGACCACGGCGTCCCACCGCCCCCGGCTCGGTGGAAGGGCTCGTGCGCCCCGGGCTCCGCGGTCCGGTGCAACAACAAGCTCATCGGCGCCAGGTCGTTCGTCGGAGGCGGCGACGACGGAGGCGGCGGCGTCAGCGACGATGCCGGCCACGGGACGCACACGTCGTCCACGGCGGCGGGCAACTTCGTCGACGGCGCGTCGCGAGACGGCCTCGCCGCCGGCACGGCGGCGGGGATCGCTCCCGGCGCGCACGTCGCCATGTACAAGGTGTGCGTCCTGGAGGGGTGCGACAGCTCGGCCATACTCGCCGGACTGGACGCGGCGATCAAGGACGGGGTGGAcgtgctctccatctcgctcggCGGCAGCCTGAGCTTCGAGTTCGACCACGACCCCATCGCCGTCGGCGCGTTCAGCGCTGTGTCCAAGGGCGTCGTCGTGGTGTGCGCCGCCGGCAACAACGGCCCCGCGCCGTCGTCCGTCGTCAACGACGCGCCGTGGATCCTCACCGTCGCCGCCGGCTCGGTGGACCGGGCCTTCCAGGCGGACGTGGAGCTTGTCAACAACGGGCACCACCACCACGTGGCTGGGGAGGCGCTCACTCAGGGGAAAAGCTCCAAGAAGCAATATCCTCTCCTCTTCTCCGAGCGGCGGCGCCACTGCCTGTACGGTGATAAcagcagcagcatcgtcgccggCAAGATCCTGGTTTGCGAGGCCACCGACTTGCCGACGGAGATGTCCAACATCCGTGACCTGCTGAGCGCCGGCGCGGCCGGCGTGGTGCTGACCAACTCCAACACCAGTGGCTACACCATCGTCGTCCGGGACTACGGCCCCGGCGTCGTGCAAGTGAGCACCGCCGCCGGAGTCAACATCACGCACTACGCGACGTCGACATCCACAAGGAGAAGGAGTtcctcggccgccgccgccttcttcACGTTCAACAGCACCGTGCTCGGTGCCCGTCCGTCGCCAACCGTGGCCTCGTTCTCCGGCAGGGGTCCGAGCGCGGTCACCCCCGGCGTGCTCAAGCCTGACATCCTGGCTCCGGGACTCAACATCCTCGCAGCATGGCCACCAGCACTCAGCGAGACGGAGACCACCTCCAGCAGCTCCGGCGGCTCCGGGAGGTTCAACATCATATCCGGCACGTCGATGGCGACGCCGCACATCAGTGGCGTGGTGGCGCTCGTCAGGAGCGTCCACCCAGACTGGTCGCCGGCGGCAATCAAGTCAGCCATCCTCACCACGTCCGACGAGGCTGACAGCAACGGCGGCGCCATCTTGGACGAGCAGCATGGCAAGGCCGGCGGACACGCGACAGGAGCCGGACATGTGAACCCCACGAGAGCCGCCGACCCCGGGCTGGTCTACGACATCGGCGTGCCGGAGTACGCCGCCTACCTCTGCGCGCTGCTCGGTGACCGCGGCCAGGCGACCGTCGTGCGGAACGCGAGCCTGAGCTGCTCCAAGCTGCCCAGGACGCCGGAGGCGCAGCTGAACTACCCGACCATCACCGTGCCTCTGCAGACGACGCCGTTCACGGTGAACCGGACGGTGACCAACGTGGGGCCGGCGGCGTCCACGTACACGGCGAAGGTGGACGTGCCGGCGGGGTCGTCGTTGAAAGTGCAGGTCTCACCGGCGACGTTGGTGTTCTCGGAGGCGGGAGAGAAGAAGACGTTCAGCGTCACGGTGAGCGGCCAAGCAACCGCGGGGCAGGACGACGTTGTTGTGCAGGGGAGTTTGAGATGGGTGTCTGGGAAGATTGTGGTGCGTAGCCCGGTCCTCGCCGTCGCTGGCCTCAACAGATCCTAG
- the LOC8083618 gene encoding protein FAR1-RELATED SEQUENCE 5, with product MDSHLEFESAVVLDRDAAASAGVGMDSVAGAAIEIDDVTTMDIATGSVSIEAIDAGLGAYLEHPRTPRTEYSPSVAATSDTNNINSKEHLKPVVGMMFDSVSDVEKFYKSYAHEAGFSVRIGQQRKGDEEILLKRYYCSRQGFTKEKVPDASEESGKKRKAPKQMETRCGCPAHIVVKLDSDKKYRIVSMVEDHSHGFVSPDKRHLLRSNRRVSERVKSTLFNCQKASIGTSQAYRLLHVSEGGFENVGCTKRDLQNYYRDLRTKIKDADAQMFVAQLERKKEVNPAFFYEFEVNEEGRLVRVFWADALSRKNYNIFGDVISVDATYTTNQYNMKFVPFTGVNHHLQSVFLGAAFLANEKIESYVWLLKTFLKAMGGVAPHLITTDEDASMIAAIAEILPNTANRFCMWHIMDTTENSDDFESQWNSIMTDYGLVGNDWFSNRFAIRESWIPEQILAARDHCFIQGISECEDIKYFTINSQSGKERVVQMNKSNMFVLIRYLILQRSVL from the exons ATGGATAGCCACCTGGAATTCGAATCCGCCGTCGTCCTGGATCGTGATGCCGCCGCCAGTGCAG GTGTAGGCATGGACTCTGTTGCCGGCGCGGCCATAGAGATCGACGACGTCACCACCATGGATATCGCCACTGGTTCTGTGTCCATTGAGGCCATCGACGCAGGACTTGGAGCCTACCTTGAACATCCACGCACACCACGGACAGAATATTCGCCGAGTGTAgca GCAACAAGTGACACAAACAACATAAATTCTAAAGAACATTTGAAGCCAGTGGTTGGAATGATGTTTGATAGTGTCTCTGATGTTGAAAAATTCTACAAGTCGTATGCACATGAAGCTGGTTTCTCTGTTCGTATTGGTCAGCAAAGGAAGGGAGATGAGGAAATATTACTCAAGAGGTATTATTGTTCAAGACAAGGGTTCACTAAGGAGAAGGTACCTGATGCTAGTGAAGAATCTGGGAAAAAAAGAAAGGCACCGAAACAGATGGAAACTAGATGTGGTTGTCCGGCACATATTGTTGTAAAGCTTGACAGTGACAAGAAGTATCGAATAGTTTCAATGGTTGAGGATCACAGCCATGGTTTTGTTTCGCCAGATAAAAGGCATTTGCTAAGATCCAATCGTAGAGTCAGTGAGAGGGTTAAGAGTACTTTGTTCAATTGTCAGAAGGCTAGCATTGGCACCTCACAGGCATATCGACTTCTCCATGTCAGTGAGGGTGGGTTTGAGAATGTTGGTTGCACCAAGAGGGATTTACAAAATTATTATCGTGACCTCAGAACCAAAATTAAGGATGCAGATGCACAAATGTTTGTGGCACAACTTGAGCGAAAGAAGGAAGTAAATCCTGCCTTCTTTTATGAATTTGAGGTAAATGAAGAAGGACGACTTGTTCGTGTGTTTTGGGCAGATGCTTTAAGCAGAAAAAACTATAATATTTTTGGTGACGTGATTTCGGTAGATGCAACGTATACCACCAACCAGTATAACATGAAATTTGTGCCATTTACTGGAGTCAATCATCACTTGCAAAGTGTTTTCCTTGGGGCAGCGTTCTTAGCCAATGAAAAGATCGAGTCATATGTATGGTTGTTGAAGACCTTTCTTAAGGCTATGGGTGGAGTAGCACCTCATCTAATCACAACAGATGAAGATGCGAGCATGATTGCTGCTATTGCTGAGATTCTACCAAATACAGCTAATAGATTTTGCATGTGGCATATCATGGATACG ACCGAGAACTCAGATGATTTTGAGTCACAATGGAATTCTATCATGACAGATTATGGACTCGTGGGAAATGATTGGTTTTCTAATAGGTTTGCCATTCGTGAATCATGGATTCCG GAACAAATTCTAGCTGCAAGAGACCATTGCTTTATTCAAGGTATTTCAGAGTGTGAAGATATAAAATATTTCACAATCAACAGCCAATCTGGAAAAGAGCGAGTTGTTCAGATGAACAAGTCAAATATGTTTG TGTTGATCAGATATTTGATTTTGCAGAGAAGTGTTCTTTGA
- the LOC8083888 gene encoding U1 small nuclear ribonucleoprotein 70 kDa: MGDYGHGGGQMRGNPDSRTRGQGQRTNVQQLKLMGQIHPTGLTPNLLKLFEPRPPLEYKPPLEKRKLPAYTGMAQFVSHFAKSEDPEYAPPVPKCETRAEKKARIRNNKLEQGAAKIAEELQKYDPQSDPNATGDPYKTLFVARLNYETSEQRIKREFEGYGPIKWVRLVTEKDTSKPRGYAFIEYVHTRDMKSAYKQADGRKVDNKRVLVDVERGRTVPNWRPRRLGGGLGSSRMGGADADKKDSTRGQQHGGRPRSEEPRRDDRRADRDREKSRERVHEREREERTRERSHDRTRDRDSRDEKHHHRDRERTRDRERGKDRERDHGRDRDRDRRDRDRDRGRDRERDHARSHDRHRERGRDRGERDYERTHERERGHMHERDADYGNGGTKHDKNLSSYGQDYGYGQYEQHKGHDAYGYGQDGRRHETEHSKRHEHEYYRVDSYGKMEANYQMQPNNAEPEGPEEGEAYEEGDYQYHQAGESHE; the protein is encoded by the exons ATGGGCGACTATGGCCACGGCGGGGGGCAGATGCGGGGCAACCCGGACTCCCGCACCAGGGGCCAGGGCCAGCGCACTAACGTCCAGCAGCTCAAGCTC ATGGGGCAGATCCACCCGACGGGGCTCACGCCCAACCTGCTCAAGCTCTTTGAACCGCGGCCGCCGCTCGAGTACAAGCCCCCGTTGGAGAAGCGCAAATTGCCGGCCTACACCG GGATGGCACAGTTTGTGTCACACTTTGCTAAGAGCGAGGATCCAGAGTATGCTCCGCCGGTGCCTAAGTGTGAGACCAGG GCTGAGAAGAAGGCTAGGATTCGCAATAATAAGCTCGAGCAAGGTGCAGCTAAGATTGCTGAAGAGCTTCAGAAGT ATGACCCACAAAGTGACCCCAATGCTACTGGAGACCCATACAAAACACTCTTTGTTGCTAGACTT AACTATGAGACGTCTGAGCAGAGGATCAAACGGGAGTTTGAAGGTTATGGTCCTATTAAATGG GTTCGTCTTGTAACTGAGAAAGATACAAGTAAACCTAGAGGATATGCATTCATAGAGTATGTGCACACACGTGACATGAAAA GTGCTTACAAGCAAGCAGATGGGAGAAAAGTGGACAACAAGAGGGTATTAGTTGATGTTGAGCGTGGTAGAACTGTTCCAAATTGGCGTCCCAGGAGATTGGGTGGTGGGTTGGGATCAAGCAGGATGGGTGGTGCTGATGCTGACAAAAAGGATTCCACTAG GGGGCAACAACATGGTGGACGCCCTAGATCAGAAGAGCCTAGGAGGGATGATCGTCGTGCCGATAG GGATCGTGAAAAGTCTCGTGAAAGGGTACATGAAAGAGAGCGTGAAGAGAGAACCCGTGAACGTTCGCATGACCGGACTCGTGATAGAGATTCACGGGATGAGAAGCATCACCATAGAGACCGTGAGAGGACTCGGGACAGGGAGAGAGGAAAGGACCGCGAAAGGGACCATGGCCGTGACCGTGACCGTGATCGTCGTGACAGGGACAGGGATCGTGGTCGGGACCGTGAAAGGGACCATGCTCGCTCTCATGATCGCCATCGTGAGAGAGGCAGGGACCGTGGTGAAAGAGATTATGAGCGCACCCATGAACGTGAACGTGGTCACATGCATGAGAGGGATGCAGACTATGGCAATGGTGGGACAAAGCATGACAAAAATCTGTCTAGTTATGGGCAGGATTATGGCTATGGTCAGTATGAGCAACACAAAGGTCATGATGCATATGGTTATGGTCAAGATGGGCGTAGGCATGAAACTGAACACTCAAAGCGGCATGAGCACGAGTATTATCGTGTTGACTCGTATGGTAAAATGGAAGCCAACTATCAGATGCAGCCAAACAATGCTGAACCAGAAGGCCCTGAGGAAGGTGAGGCATACGAGGAAGGTGACTACCAGTATCACCAGGCTGGTGAATCACATGAATGA